Proteins from one Microbacterium hatanonis genomic window:
- a CDS encoding lipopolysaccharide biosynthesis protein — MSVPHNLAQRATRGIAVTMGGLWGRALLQTLSTIVLARLLTPADFGLIAMVGAVMGIAELVRDFGMTGAIIQAQNLSDRVWKSLMWLSALIGAVLAVVVALCAPLIALLYNEPRLVGVTLLMAPGVFLSGLVMPLQARATKDLRFGTLATLDVSTMFFGVIVGIITAWIGWGYWSLVAMAGAQFLVRLVVLWSIVRPQWGRPRIVRETWTLMGTGGSIFGAELLGYAEKNLDNVIIGAQLGPTALGQYSRAYALFLLPLQQMNGPLGRVALPVLSTLREDGERYRRYIRSAALVIGYLTLPTYAVAAGVAQPLVLLLLGPNWSVAATLFSLLAIAGFGQAIGRLRTWVYISLGHSHRQFVYDLVARPLIIGGYFFGLWWGGLNGLVITYGVMTLILLVPGFGFAIRGTFVKAADIALPLLRPALMALAAFVASYFVSRLVGSDIAILEVLVGCAAAGIVALPFFLIPGYRADAASLWAFVGRMRGSKKGTPKAEADEKDAADEAPVEMLPYEPETFSEAALDEPIVREDFAMPHPSDESERTPTTRRERRRNDG; from the coding sequence ATGAGCGTGCCGCACAACCTCGCCCAGCGCGCCACGCGCGGCATCGCGGTCACCATGGGCGGGCTCTGGGGGCGGGCGCTGCTGCAGACGCTGTCGACCATCGTGCTCGCGCGGCTGCTGACGCCGGCCGACTTCGGTCTGATCGCGATGGTGGGTGCCGTCATGGGCATCGCCGAGCTCGTGCGCGACTTCGGCATGACCGGCGCCATCATCCAGGCGCAGAACCTCAGCGACCGCGTCTGGAAGAGCCTCATGTGGCTCTCGGCGCTGATCGGCGCCGTGCTCGCGGTCGTCGTAGCCCTGTGCGCGCCCCTGATCGCGCTGCTCTACAACGAGCCTCGGCTCGTCGGCGTCACGCTGCTGATGGCGCCCGGGGTGTTCCTCAGCGGGCTCGTCATGCCGTTGCAGGCCCGCGCGACCAAAGACCTGCGTTTCGGCACGCTCGCCACTCTCGACGTCTCGACCATGTTCTTCGGCGTGATCGTCGGCATCATCACGGCGTGGATCGGCTGGGGGTACTGGTCGCTCGTCGCCATGGCGGGGGCGCAGTTCCTCGTGCGCCTCGTCGTGCTCTGGTCGATCGTCAGACCTCAGTGGGGCCGGCCGCGGATCGTCCGCGAGACGTGGACCCTCATGGGCACCGGCGGCAGCATCTTCGGTGCCGAGCTGCTCGGCTACGCGGAGAAGAACCTCGACAACGTGATCATCGGCGCCCAGCTCGGCCCGACCGCGCTCGGACAGTACTCGCGCGCCTACGCGCTGTTCCTGCTGCCTCTGCAGCAGATGAACGGGCCGTTGGGCCGGGTCGCGCTGCCGGTGCTGAGCACGTTGCGCGAAGACGGCGAGCGGTACCGCCGCTACATCCGCAGCGCCGCGCTGGTCATCGGCTACCTCACGCTCCCCACGTACGCGGTCGCAGCCGGCGTGGCCCAGCCGCTCGTGCTGCTGCTGCTCGGTCCGAACTGGTCGGTCGCGGCCACCCTGTTCAGCCTCCTCGCGATCGCGGGCTTCGGCCAGGCGATCGGCCGCCTGCGCACCTGGGTCTACATCTCGCTCGGGCACTCCCACCGGCAGTTCGTCTACGACCTGGTCGCGCGCCCGCTCATCATCGGCGGCTACTTCTTCGGCCTGTGGTGGGGCGGGCTCAACGGCCTCGTCATCACCTACGGCGTGATGACCCTCATCCTGCTGGTGCCCGGATTCGGCTTCGCGATCCGCGGCACGTTCGTCAAGGCCGCCGACATCGCCCTCCCGCTCCTGCGGCCGGCGCTCATGGCGCTGGCGGCGTTCGTCGCGTCGTACTTCGTCTCGCGGCTCGTGGGGTCGGACATCGCGATCCTCGAGGTGCTGGTCGGCTGCGCCGCGGCGGGCATCGTGGCGCTCCCCTTCTTCCTCATCCCCGGGTACCGGGCCGACGCGGCGTCGCTGTGGGCCTTCGTCGGCCGGATGCGCGGCAGCAAGAAGGGCACCCCGAAGGCCGAGGCCGACGAGAAGGATGCGGCGGACGAGGCACCCGTCGAGATGCTCCCGTACGAGCCCGAGACCTTCTCGGAGGCCGCGCTCGACGAGCCGATCGTCCGCGAGGACTTCGCCATGCCGCATCCGTCCGACGAGTCGGAGCGCACCCCGACCACGCGACGCGAACGCCGGCGCAACGACGGCTGA
- a CDS encoding glycosyltransferase family 4 protein gives MGTTRVGVIVRYGLNPIAWRVRHAQGEVSDATPYGYHWAESHVDMEWTTDRPEGRVALWWRMTVRRVLGFDFVHVWRNRGILTRADVVWTHTEREHLAVALLRTLNPRRYGAHTIAQSVWLWDLWPRISWLRRAAFTRLLRAHDVEVVLSALNKEDSLRSVPGRKVLRVPFGTHFAAPRTGAPADPAKVLVIGNDRHRDWHLMKAVAERVPGLSIEIISLSEDVKRLEWPANVTVNSYRQREILTEVYRTAAVVALPLTENRHASGCTVAIEAVSAGVPVVATDAGGIGEYLRDADATLVPHGDVDAFAAALEKHASAASVPDPAVAERRGLSERDYVDRLLSITASLMAGSGFDPAVETFAPVSAVEKEPTR, from the coding sequence ATGGGGACAACACGCGTGGGCGTGATCGTGCGATACGGATTGAATCCGATCGCGTGGCGCGTTCGTCACGCCCAGGGCGAGGTCTCGGACGCGACTCCGTACGGGTATCACTGGGCCGAGTCGCACGTCGACATGGAGTGGACCACCGACCGCCCCGAGGGGCGCGTGGCGCTGTGGTGGCGCATGACGGTCCGCCGAGTGCTCGGATTCGACTTCGTGCACGTCTGGCGCAACCGGGGCATCCTCACGCGCGCCGACGTGGTCTGGACCCACACCGAACGCGAGCACCTCGCCGTCGCACTGCTGCGCACCCTCAACCCGCGCCGCTACGGCGCCCACACCATCGCGCAGTCGGTGTGGCTCTGGGACCTGTGGCCCCGCATCTCCTGGCTGCGACGGGCCGCGTTCACGCGGCTGCTCAGGGCGCACGACGTCGAGGTCGTCCTCAGCGCGCTCAATAAAGAGGACTCCCTCCGCAGCGTCCCCGGGCGGAAGGTGCTGCGGGTGCCTTTCGGCACGCACTTCGCCGCTCCCCGCACCGGCGCTCCTGCAGACCCGGCGAAGGTGCTCGTGATCGGCAACGACCGTCACCGCGACTGGCATCTGATGAAGGCCGTCGCCGAACGCGTTCCCGGTCTGAGCATCGAGATCATCTCGCTCTCCGAAGACGTGAAGCGTCTGGAGTGGCCGGCGAACGTCACGGTCAACAGCTACCGCCAGCGCGAGATCCTCACCGAGGTCTATCGGACGGCTGCCGTCGTCGCCCTCCCTCTGACCGAGAACCGTCACGCCTCGGGATGCACCGTCGCGATCGAGGCGGTCTCCGCCGGCGTGCCGGTGGTCGCCACCGATGCCGGCGGCATCGGCGAGTACCTGCGCGACGCCGATGCCACTCTGGTGCCCCACGGCGACGTCGACGCGTTCGCCGCGGCCCTCGAGAAGCATGCGTCCGCAGCATCCGTCCCCGACCCGGCCGTCGCCGAGCGTCGAGGCTTGAGCGAGCGCGACTACGTCGACCGCCTGCTCTCGATCACCGCGTCGCTCATGGCGGGCTCCGGGTTCGACCCCGCCGTGGAGACGTTCGCCCCGGTCTCCGCCGTCGAGAAGGAGCCCACCCGGTGA
- a CDS encoding glycosyltransferase, whose translation MTLADPNPPAPTPQPGGTRDFVFTFSYESFADAQKRGMMRPPDRLVTTLIDSPDVRRLLVADPWRSWLTGWARRVIDFSHRPQETEKLRHVSPLRLARADPTDVDAIAETYRQYERVVQRAASAADLQHPLFVTASPLVGGFASLDWAGSALYYARDDWLSSPGRRRYWPAYAEAYRRIARSGRAVAAVSQEIIDRIEPTGPHRVVPNGIEPREWLGPQPAAPAWFDRIPGPRAAYLGTLDSRLDLEGLHALARARPDLHIVLIGPAPDPKYIAGLRGLPNVHIRGEVRRAEVVAVLRNCELTLLAHRRTSLTEAMSPLKVYEYLAAGRPVLATDLRPVRNFGDRVHLAETVTDFIDLVDVALAQGIEDEPKRQAFITANAWTTRHKEILSLISD comes from the coding sequence ATGACACTCGCCGACCCGAATCCCCCCGCCCCCACTCCGCAACCCGGCGGAACGCGGGACTTCGTCTTCACGTTCTCCTACGAGTCGTTCGCCGACGCGCAGAAGCGGGGCATGATGCGCCCGCCCGACCGCCTCGTCACGACCCTCATCGACAGCCCCGACGTGCGCCGGCTGCTCGTGGCCGACCCGTGGCGCTCGTGGCTCACCGGCTGGGCGCGACGCGTCATCGACTTCTCGCACCGTCCGCAGGAGACCGAGAAGCTGCGCCACGTGAGCCCGCTCCGGCTCGCTCGGGCCGACCCCACCGACGTCGACGCCATCGCCGAGACCTATCGCCAGTACGAGCGCGTCGTGCAGCGAGCCGCATCGGCGGCAGACCTGCAGCATCCGCTCTTCGTCACCGCCAGCCCGCTGGTCGGCGGCTTCGCTTCGCTCGACTGGGCGGGCTCCGCGCTGTACTACGCCCGGGACGACTGGCTGAGCTCCCCCGGCCGACGCCGCTACTGGCCGGCCTACGCCGAGGCCTACCGCCGCATCGCGCGCAGCGGCCGGGCCGTCGCCGCCGTCTCGCAGGAGATCATCGACCGCATCGAGCCGACGGGTCCGCATCGCGTGGTTCCCAACGGCATCGAGCCCCGCGAGTGGCTCGGCCCGCAGCCGGCCGCCCCGGCCTGGTTCGACCGCATCCCGGGGCCGCGCGCGGCCTACCTGGGAACGCTCGACTCGCGCCTCGATCTCGAGGGTCTCCACGCGCTGGCACGCGCCCGGCCCGACCTGCACATCGTGCTCATCGGCCCGGCCCCCGACCCGAAGTACATCGCGGGTCTGCGCGGCTTGCCGAACGTGCACATCCGGGGCGAGGTGCGCCGCGCCGAGGTCGTCGCGGTGCTGCGCAACTGCGAGCTCACTCTGCTCGCCCACCGCCGCACGTCGCTCACCGAGGCCATGAGCCCGTTGAAGGTGTACGAGTACCTGGCCGCCGGACGACCGGTGCTCGCGACCGACCTGCGTCCGGTGCGCAACTTCGGCGACCGCGTGCACCTGGCGGAGACCGTCACCGACTTCATCGACCTCGTCGACGTCGCCCTCGCGCAGGGCATCGAGGACGAGCCGAAGCGCCAGGCGTTCATCACCGCCAACGCGTGGACGACGAGACACAAAGAGATACTTTCGCTCATCAGCGATTGA
- a CDS encoding glycosyltransferase: MDSEERPTSAQGDVLLVCSGGGHLRQLAGFAERIGYAPERQVWVTFRNGLSESLLSGRRVIYAPFTAPRDLKNFAKLVLLSRKVFAENTFVEAISTGSSPAVAFLPKAARRGIPTHYIESAARADGPSMTGKIISRFPRIRTYTQYPAWADDRWMYRGSIFDEFAPGAPVDPPHEPRRAVVMVGTQEGFPFRRLFEKVAPLLEGMDVFYQTGDADMAGLGIPPQPSIPHGELKSMIAAADLVISHAGVGSALTALEAGKHPVLFSRDPRFGEHIDDHQKQIAEELSRRGLATHADFDSVTLGDLIGASNRSVQITAPPPFALHPSEERHAGSRPQNDDEDGSPPGSRRHGSGVHSAGGRP; this comes from the coding sequence ATGGACAGCGAGGAACGTCCGACGAGCGCACAGGGGGATGTGCTGCTCGTCTGCTCCGGGGGAGGGCATCTGCGGCAACTCGCGGGGTTCGCCGAACGCATCGGCTACGCACCCGAGCGGCAGGTCTGGGTCACCTTCCGCAACGGACTGAGCGAGTCGCTGCTGAGCGGGCGCCGCGTGATCTACGCGCCGTTCACCGCGCCGCGCGATCTGAAGAACTTCGCGAAGCTCGTGCTGCTCTCGCGCAAGGTCTTCGCCGAGAACACCTTCGTCGAGGCGATCAGCACCGGGTCGAGCCCGGCGGTCGCGTTCCTCCCGAAGGCGGCGCGCCGCGGCATCCCGACGCACTATATAGAGAGTGCGGCGCGCGCCGACGGGCCGTCGATGACGGGGAAGATCATCTCGCGCTTCCCGCGCATCCGCACCTACACGCAGTACCCCGCCTGGGCCGACGATCGCTGGATGTACCGCGGCTCGATCTTCGACGAGTTCGCCCCGGGCGCGCCCGTCGACCCGCCTCACGAACCCCGGCGCGCGGTGGTGATGGTGGGCACCCAGGAGGGCTTCCCGTTCCGGCGGCTCTTCGAGAAGGTCGCGCCCCTCCTCGAGGGGATGGACGTCTTCTACCAGACGGGCGACGCCGACATGGCGGGGCTCGGCATCCCGCCGCAGCCGAGCATCCCCCACGGGGAGCTGAAATCGATGATCGCCGCAGCCGACCTCGTCATCTCCCATGCGGGCGTGGGGTCGGCCCTCACGGCGCTGGAGGCCGGCAAGCATCCGGTGCTCTTCTCGCGCGATCCTCGCTTCGGCGAGCACATCGACGACCACCAGAAGCAGATCGCGGAAGAACTGTCGCGGCGCGGACTCGCCACCCACGCCGACTTCGACTCTGTTACGCTCGGCGACCTGATAGGTGCCAGCAACCGTTCCGTTCAGATCACCGCACCACCACCATTCGCACTCCACCCCTCCGAGGAGCGCCATGCAGGATCTCGACCGCAGAACGATGATGAAGATGGCAGCCCTCCTGGGAGTCGGCGCCACGGCAGTGGCGTGCACAGCGCCGGAGGCCGCCCCTGA
- a CDS encoding acyltransferase: MITTLDVLIRAQRLRDLAFTKLAAPGFAAFGPNSRILLPTRLSGAEHISVGDRVLIGAGSWLIVPSQHAPGPNIVLHDRVRMNTTSISAVHRVEIEEAVAIARGCYISDHSHGFADADVPVRDQPIDRVAPVLIKRGAWLGQNVVVLPGVTIGRGSVVGANSVVRSDVPDRTVVAGTPARVIRELA; encoded by the coding sequence GTGATCACCACCCTCGACGTCCTCATCCGCGCGCAGCGCCTGCGCGACCTCGCCTTCACCAAGCTCGCGGCCCCCGGCTTCGCGGCGTTCGGACCGAACTCCCGCATCCTGCTGCCCACGCGGCTCTCCGGAGCGGAGCACATCAGCGTCGGCGACCGGGTGCTCATCGGCGCCGGCTCGTGGCTCATCGTTCCCTCGCAGCACGCGCCCGGACCGAACATCGTGCTGCACGACAGGGTGCGCATGAACACCACCTCGATCTCGGCCGTCCACCGCGTAGAGATCGAAGAAGCGGTCGCCATCGCCCGCGGGTGCTACATCTCCGACCATTCGCACGGATTCGCCGACGCCGACGTCCCCGTGCGCGATCAACCCATCGACCGGGTCGCCCCCGTGCTCATCAAGCGCGGCGCGTGGCTCGGACAGAACGTGGTGGTGCTCCCCGGAGTGACCATCGGGCGCGGCAGTGTCGTCGGTGCCAACAGTGTGGTGCGCTCGGACGTACCCGACCGCACCGTCGTCGCCGGCACCCCGGCCCGTGTGATCAGAGAGCTCGCATGA